Below is a genomic region from Halobacterium sp. CBA1132.
AACAACACGGAAGTTGCTAACGCCGTCACCGGTGTCTTCCAGGACGGTGACACCTACTACGTCGTTACCAACACCAACGACCTCAACGACGAGGCCGACCGCAACTTCGCTGACGAGGACGTGCTGAACGTCACCTTCACGGTCGAGGACCACCGTCTCCTCGACAGCACGGACAGCGAAGACTACCAGCACGTCTCTGACGAGATCGAACTGGTCGAGCGTTCGGCTTCCTTCGACTACGATGGTGACGAGATCACCGTCGAAGCCGCATCCGGCCAGGTCATCTCCGGCGAAACCTCGATCGCGCCCGGTAGCGAGGTCACGCTGCGCGTTCGCTCGACTGGCGACACGCAGCCTCGCTTCACCATGGGCCCGACCGTCACGGTCGCCGCTGATGGCACCTTCAGTCACGAGTTCGACTTCAGCGAGCGCTCGGTGAACGACACGTTCACCGCATCGCTCTCCGGCGGTAACTTCGCCGAATCCGTCAGCGCTGACGGTACTGTCGTCGAATCCACCATGACGTCCACCACGGAAGCTCCGTCCACCACGGAAGCACCGTCGACGACGGAAGCTCCGTCCACCACGGAAGCGCCGTCGACCACGGAAGCTCCGAGCACGACGGAAGCTCCGTCTACGACGGACGACAGCGGTTCCTCCGGTAGCGGCATCCCCGGCTTCGGCATGGGCATCGCGCTCGTCGCCGTGCTCGGTGCTGCCCTGCTGGCACTCCGCCAGAACTAACGAATAACGACTGACCGCTCGTAAGGCGGTCACACTACGCGGTACCCCACCCCACTTTCTTTCGCGCGCTACACTCCGACAGCGGCAGCGCTGTCCAACGTGAACGCGGGTAGCCGACGAGACGAACGCTGTCGACGTCCTCTACTACGAGTGTGGCTGGGAAGCGTGGGAAATCGACAGTCGCCTGAAGCACTACGGAGATATCGAAGACCACGACTGGGCGTAAGGCCGAAGTTCGGCGCGAACACTGCTGCCCGCACACTTATTGCGTTGTATTACGTTTCATTACACGTGCCAATCGGAATTGACCGCTTCGAGGACGACCGAAGCGACGCGCTCGACGTCCGAGAAGGGACGCAGCCGCATCGAATCCTGCAGTTCCTCGCCGCGAACGACGACCAGGCGTTCACGCAGACCGAAATCCACGAAGCGACGGGCATCAAGCGCGGGAGCGTCGGCGCCGCGCTGTCCCGACTCGAAGACCGTGGCCTCGTCCGCCACCGCGGGCGCTACTGGGCCATCGGGGACGACGACCGGCTCGCGTCGTACACCGCGCAGACCACAGCGAGCTCGACGTCGACGACCGACGACTACTACGGCGACGATGAGTGACGGTACCCGACGGGGCGCCGTCGTGAAAGGCCCCGATCTGTTTGCCGAGTACGACTACCGGCCGTACGTCCGACTCAGTGACGAGACACATCCGTTCAGCGACGAAGAAGCGCTGTACGCCGCGGCGACGACAACCAGGCGTGCGGCTGCAGTACCCCTGACCGACGACGACTTCGAAACTGGCGGCCTCCCACGGGAGACGTACGTCAACCCGTGGACGGTCGTCTCGATTCGACACGCGGACGTCCACAAGACCGAGGGACAGCTCGTCGCCGAGACGATAGAACGAATCGCTGAGGACGCAGCCAGCTACATCGGGGTTCGATAGCGGTAGCGAACGCGTATTCGGCAGGTATCCCCTCGATTTCACGGGAAGAAGTTAGTGGTTTCACGACAATTACGGGTCAAATGTCGCAGTCACTCGACGAGTACGGGCGCCTCTACCTCCCGAAGGATGTCCGCGAGCGGTTTGGAGAGACGTACCGCATCGTCGAACTCCCCAGCCACGTCGCGCTCTTCCCGGTTGACGAAGACCCACGAGAGGGCGCTCGTGCGGCTGTCAGTGAGGCCTTCGAGGGGGACGACATCGACGAGCTGAAAGAGTGCGCGCGGGCGTCCGTCGCCGAGTCCGTCCGCGAGGACGCCAGCCGGGCCGCAGACGACGACCGCTGACCGTGTGCCGAAACCGACAACGCGAGTGAGACCGACCGACACCAACACGCCTATACTCGCGACTCCCCTCCCGTCTCGTAATGGTATCCGCGTTGACCGACACGCTCGCGTGGGTCGTCATCGCGGCGTTCGGGACGAGCGCCGTCCTCCAGGCCGACTACCGCCAGTACAGCCGGTACGCGGCGGTCGCGGCGTGGACGCTGTTCGCGGCGTTCTGGGGGCTGCTCGTGCCGTACTACTTCTTCGAGCACTTGAGCGTCATCGAGGGCGTGCTGAGCGCGGCCGCGGTGCCCGCGTGTCTGTACACCGCGTACCTCGTCGGCACGGGGAAGCGCCAACTGGAGACGCTGACGCGCTCGATCGCGATTATGGGGCTGTTGTTCCTGCCGTTCCAGACCATCGAGGCGACGCGGCAGTTCGCCATCGAGACGGTCGCCCAGCAGGCCGAGTGGCTGATGGCGCAGTTCGGCTACTACCCGCCCGTCGTGGAGGGCGACCACGGCTACACGGCGAAATTCATGTTCACGGGCGAGCACGCCGTCACGGGCGAGTCGTGGAAGTTCCCGACGACGGTCCTGATGGCGTGTACGGGCATCGGCAGCATGTCCATCGTCGGCGGGCTCGCGCTCGCCGTGAAAGCGCCGTGGAAGCGCCGGCTACAGGCGCTGGCGGTCGCGCTCCCCGTCATCTACGGGCTGAACGTGATTCGCGTGGCGTTCATCGCCGTCGCGCACGGCGAGCAGTGGTTCCGCGGCGGCATCTACAAGACGCTCGCGTTCGCCGTGTTCCCCAGCAACGACCCGAATATGGTGTCGTATCTGTTCGCCGACCGCATGCTCGCGCAGTCCGCGTCGGTCGTCGCGCTCGTCGTGTTGACGTTCGCGCTGCTCCGCATCGTCCCGGAGCTCGGCGGCGTCGTCGAGGACGTCGCGTACATCGCGACCGGCAACGAGTACGACATCACCGAGCGCTTCGCAGAGTAGCATTCGGCCAAGAGAGTGAATAGCGGTCGTGCTAGCAACGACTGCTAGGCGGACGCCTGCGATTCCGCGCCACCGTCCCGAGACAGACCAAACTCGACTTCGAGCCGCACTGTGTCGTAGGGAACGTACGGCTTCTTCGCTCGCCCGGCTTCCTCGAAGTGAACGATGTCGTAGTCCGCGAGCAGATACAGGTCGTCGTGGACGTCGTGGACGTCGCGGTCGAGGCGGTCGGCCAGCGCGCGGATGCTGTCGGGGGGCCGCTCCATCACTTCTTCGAGCAGCTCCATCCGCCGGTTAGTGAGCAGTTCGCGCAGCTGCGCGCGGTCTTCGAAGTTCACGACGTGCGGGACTTCCGCACCGTTCTCCCACTGCTCGGCGCGCTCGAGCGCGGCGGCTTGCGCTTGCTCGGCGGGGAGCGCGGTGATTCGGAGCGTCGAGGGGTAGTCGACCTCCTCGGGTCCGGGCGTGAATTCGTCGTGCGTGGGTTCGGTGTCAGTTGGTTCGTCGGGCATAGATTTCGTTCACCTCGGTGTGGAACTGTTCGACGAGGTCGGGGAGCCCGGTAAAGTCGAGCGCCTCAATCTCGCCGTCGGGTGTGTGTCGGTGGTGTCGCCCTACGTCGAGGTGGTAGGGCGTGTTGTCGTACCGCAGGAGTGTGTCGCCGTCAGCGTCCATGTACTGGAAGCTGTATTTCAACCCCTGCGGGAACTCCTCGCTTTCCGGGACTTGCCACGCCTCCATCACGTACCTGCTGCCGTCTGGCTTCGTGCTTTCGTCCCGATAAACGCGGTTTGCGCCCATCCTCCGTATGTTGGGTCTAGCACCCAACGGTGTTAAACATTAGGCCTCGACGAGCAACTGGGGGTTGGAAGAAGACGTCGCGACCGGCAACGAGTACGAGATTACCGAGCGCTTCGCGACGTAGCGCAGACTGACGGCTGCGCTACGGCTCGTCTTTCACCTGCGGCTACCGACTCGAAGAACCACGAATATCAGCGAATGGCTACCCGGTAGCGGGTGGACTGAAAGGGGCGACGGGCTCGCGTCCAGTTTAGTCGTCTCGGGGACCACTATCTGTGAGCGTAGCGAACAGATATGTCCGCGAGCGACCGCGAGCCCGTCGGGGCTTTCGAGGAAGTAACGACTACGGGAGAAAACGCAGAGAGATTACTATCGAACGTAGCGTCGAAAGGAAAGCGCCCGGAGCGGGATTTGAACCGCCTGAACTTCGCTCCCGTTGGTCGCTCGTTCCCTGCTTCAAATCCCTACCGCGTTCACAACCGCGACAATCGCCTCGGGACAGAGCTGTCCCTCGGCGGATTGCGTCCGAAGAGAAAGCGCCCGGAGCGGGATTTGAACCCGCGTCACAACCGTGACAGGGTTGTATGATGGGCCACTACACCATCCGGGCTTGCTGCACTCATTCGTAGCCGGCTTGTATTCTTAAGACTTTCCAAACGGTGGGACGTGTGCGTCGTGGTGGCGTAACCCTCGACCCGAATCGTAGTTGACAAGACCTAAGTGCGCTGCGGGTGAATTGGCCTGTAGTATCTCGTGAGAGGTAGTTCTCCCCCCATCCAGGCACACCCATGGTAGACGTAAGCCAACATGAACTCGTCCCCGAGCACACAGTTCTCGACGAGGATGAACTCGAGGACGTGCTCGTGGACTACGACATCGACCGGACGGACCTGCCGAAGATCAAACGGAAGGACCCTGCCCTGCCGGACGACGCGGAGGTCGGCGACGTCGTCAAAATCGTGCGGGACTCGCGGACCACGGACAAAGCCATCGTGTACCGACTGGTGATCGAATAAATGCAAATCGAAGACCGACGTGAACTGTCGAGGGCGTATTTCTCGAAAGAACGACTCGCGGAACACCACTTCAGGTCGTTCAACTCGTTCCTGAAGCGCGGCATGCAGGACGTCGTCACCGAGAAGGAGCGCATCGAGACGGACATCGGTGACAAGGAAGACGAGGAGCCGGTGTGGGTCGAACTCGGCGACGTCCGCATCACCACGCCGCGCGTGCGGGAGGCGGACGGCTCCGAGGAGCTGCTGTACCCACAGGAAGCGCGACTGCGCAACATCACGTACTCCGCGCCGGTGTTCATGGAGATGAGCATCGTGCGCGGCGGCGAAGAGGAAGAAGAACGCGTGCTGGACACGACGGAGACGAAGGTCGGCCGGATGCCGATCATGGTCGGCTCCGACAAGTGCAACATCGCGGGCTTCTCCGAGGAGGAGCTCATCGAGATCGGCGAGGACCCCGCCGACC
It encodes:
- a CDS encoding helix-turn-helix domain-containing protein gives rise to the protein MPIGIDRFEDDRSDALDVREGTQPHRILQFLAANDDQAFTQTEIHEATGIKRGSVGAALSRLEDRGLVRHRGRYWAIGDDDRLASYTAQTTASSTSTTDDYYGDDE
- the artA gene encoding archaeosortase A; amino-acid sequence: MVSALTDTLAWVVIAAFGTSAVLQADYRQYSRYAAVAAWTLFAAFWGLLVPYYFFEHLSVIEGVLSAAAVPACLYTAYLVGTGKRQLETLTRSIAIMGLLFLPFQTIEATRQFAIETVAQQAEWLMAQFGYYPPVVEGDHGYTAKFMFTGEHAVTGESWKFPTTVLMACTGIGSMSIVGGLALAVKAPWKRRLQALAVALPVIYGLNVIRVAFIAVAHGEQWFRGGIYKTLAFAVFPSNDPNMVSYLFADRMLAQSASVVALVVLTFALLRIVPELGGVVEDVAYIATGNEYDITERFAE
- a CDS encoding DUF6516 family protein, with protein sequence MGANRVYRDESTKPDGSRYVMEAWQVPESEEFPQGLKYSFQYMDADGDTLLRYDNTPYHLDVGRHHRHTPDGEIEALDFTGLPDLVEQFHTEVNEIYARRTN
- a CDS encoding DNA-directed RNA polymerase subunit H, coding for MVDVSQHELVPEHTVLDEDELEDVLVDYDIDRTDLPKIKRKDPALPDDAEVGDVVKIVRDSRTTDKAIVYRLVIE